GGCGGTAACGGCGGCGGCGACAACGACGGTGGCAGTAACGGCGGCGGTGGCGGTAACGGCGGCAACGGCGGTGACAACGACAACGGCGGGGACAACGACAACGTCGGAAACGGCGGCGGGGACAACGACAAGGGCGGTAACGGCGGCGGGGACAACGACAACGTCGGGAACGGCGGCGGCGGGGATGACAACCAAAATGGCGATGGCGACGGGGACAACGCCGGCCACGTTCATGACAACGGCAACGGTAAGGGGCACGAGATGTGCCGCGGCAAGGGCCATCACGAGTGCGACGAGGTTGCTGTAGGCGACCACGGCCAGGGCAACGATGGCAGTCGGGCTGGGCACGCCAACGGTCTCACCCGCTAGGCCGTGATCACTCCAGAACGTCAGAGCAAGCTGCGGTAACGAACCGTCGAACGCATCTCGCAATCCACGCGTTCGCTCGTCACTGTTCCGTCGGTCTTCCAGCCGGCAATCTCGTAGAAGCGCCGAGCGCGTTCGTTCGTCTCCAGCACCCACAAGGTCGCAGATCGGAACCCCCGTTCGCGGAGGTCGTCGACGGCGTACTGGAACAGCTCTCGTCCCACGCCGGTCCCCAAACGGTCGGGTTCGAGGTAGATCGCGTACAGCTCGGCGGTGCGATCCTCGGCATCGGCGTCCTGACTCTTTCCGGTGACGGCGAAGCCGACGGGACGTCCCGATTCCTCGGCAACCCACATGCGGTACTCGGCCGGTGGCGCCTCGAGCGCCGCGCGATGCATGTCGAGCCGCTCGTCAACGCGGAGCCCGTCGAGGTACTCGTCCGAGAGCTGGCCGCGGTACGCGGTCTGCCACGCGCGAACGTGGATACCGGCGATCGCCTCGGCGTCTTGCGGCGTGGCCTCACGGATCCTCACCGGCATCGCGACAGGCTACCCGCGTGCCGGCCCGGTCTACGAGGTGTCGTCCTCTCGCGGGTGGAGGAGCCCGTACAGATAGCCGTCGACGAGCGCCTCCCAGGACGCCTCGATGATGTTCTCGGAGACGCCGACGGTGGTCCATTCGCGCTGTCCGTTCGACGTATCGATCAGCACGCGAACGACCGCTCCCGTTCCGTGGGTCTCGTCCAGGACGCGAACGCGGAAATCCTCCAGCACGATGTGCTCGAGCTCGGGGTAGTCGTTCGAAAGCGCCTTGCGGAGCGCGTTGTCGAGTGCACCGACCGGTCCCTGTCCTTCAGCACTCTCGATGTGACGGGTCCCGTTCGTGCGAACCTTCACGGTCGCCTCTGCGAGCGGCGGCTCACCGTCGCCCACGCGTTCCTCGACGTGCACCCGGTAGCTCTCGACTCGGAAGAACGGCTGGCTCCAACCGTCGGCGCGCCGCATCAGTAGCTCGAGCGACGCGTCCGCGACCTCGAACGTGTAGCCGTGCGCCTCACGATCCTTGAGCTCGTCGAGCAGCTTCGGGATGGATGGATCGTCGAGGTTCAGTCCGAATTCGGCGGCCTTCATCCGGAGCGTCGCGGCACCGCCGAGATCGCTCGCCACAACGCCGCGGTGGTTGCCGACAGCCTCGGGCGAGATGTGCTCGTACGCGCCGGATAGCCGCGCGACTCCGCTCGCGTGCAGGCCAGCCTTATGAGTGAACGCGTAGCGACCGGCGTACGGCTGTCGCGAGTCAGGCGCGACGTTCGCCACTTCGGCGACGTAGTGCGAGACGTCGGTGAGGCGTTCGACGGCTCCATCGGGCAGGCACTCGGCACCCATCTTCAGCACGAGGTTCGCCGCGATCGGAATCAGGTCGGCGTTGCCGGTCCGCTCGCCATAACCGTTCACGACACCCTGTACCTGATGCACCCCGTGCTCGACGGCCATGAGCGAGTTGGCCACAGCGCACCCTGTGTCGTTGTGGACGTGGATCCCAAGCGGCGTCGAGATCTGCGGAGCGACGTCATCGACGATCGACGCGACGTCGAAGGGCAGCATGCCGCCGTTCGTATCGCAGAGCACGAGGCGTTCGGCGCCCGCGTCCCGCGCCGCTTCGAGCACAGCGACCGCGAACCCGGGGTTGGAACGGTAACCGTCGAAGAAGTGCTCAGCGTCGAAGAACACCCGGCGCCCCTCCGCCCGGAGGAACGCGACCGAATCGCGGACCATCGCCACCGCTTCCTCGAGGTCGGTCCGAAGCGCCTCGGTCACGTGGAGGTCCCAGGACTTCCCCACGATGCAGACGACCTCGGTTCCGGCATCGAGGACGTCGCGAAGGATCGCCGACTGCTCCGCCGCCTCGCCCGCCTTGCGCGTCATGCCGAACGCCGTGAGCGTGGCGTTCTGGAGGTCCTGCTTGGTGGCGAGCCGGAAGAACTCGGTGTCGCGCGGGTTCGCCCCGGGCCAGCCGCCCTCGATGTAGGGGACGCCCAGCTGATCGAGCTTGTGCAGGATGCGCAGCCGGTC
This portion of the Actinomycetota bacterium genome encodes:
- a CDS encoding GNAT family N-acetyltransferase, whose translation is MPVRIREATPQDAEAIAGIHVRAWQTAYRGQLSDEYLDGLRVDERLDMHRAALEAPPAEYRMWVAEESGRPVGFAVTGKSQDADAEDRTAELYAIYLEPDRLGTGVGRELFQYAVDDLRERGFRSATLWVLETNERARRFYEIAGWKTDGTVTSERVDCEMRSTVRYRSLL
- the cimA gene encoding citramalate synthase; translated protein: MSLRVELYDTTLRDGAQGTGFSYTVDDRLRILHKLDQLGVPYIEGGWPGANPRDTEFFRLATKQDLQNATLTAFGMTRKAGEAAEQSAILRDVLDAGTEVVCIVGKSWDLHVTEALRTDLEEAVAMVRDSVAFLRAEGRRVFFDAEHFFDGYRSNPGFAVAVLEAARDAGAERLVLCDTNGGMLPFDVASIVDDVAPQISTPLGIHVHNDTGCAVANSLMAVEHGVHQVQGVVNGYGERTGNADLIPIAANLVLKMGAECLPDGAVERLTDVSHYVAEVANVAPDSRQPYAGRYAFTHKAGLHASGVARLSGAYEHISPEAVGNHRGVVASDLGGAATLRMKAAEFGLNLDDPSIPKLLDELKDREAHGYTFEVADASLELLMRRADGWSQPFFRVESYRVHVEERVGDGEPPLAEATVKVRTNGTRHIESAEGQGPVGALDNALRKALSNDYPELEHIVLEDFRVRVLDETHGTGAVVRVLIDTSNGQREWTTVGVSENIIEASWEALVDGYLYGLLHPREDDTS